A genomic window from Strix uralensis isolate ZFMK-TIS-50842 chromosome 20, bStrUra1, whole genome shotgun sequence includes:
- the TRPV3 gene encoding transient receptor potential cation channel subfamily V member 3, which yields MIKDNNEIIPLMGKKTNPSGIPPSNQQEKKPTESTPTKKSSHFFLEIDGFESNATPNNTSPPVFSKPMDSNIRPCASGNGEDMDSPQSLQDDATEYSPNVDSCCANISQGPEQTSARKKLKRYIFRAVSEGNIEELQCLLAELKERSNACPNMTVPDYLMKKFTASDTGKTCLMKALLNINQNTNEIVNTLLSFAEENGILERFINAAYTENAYKGQTALNIAIERRQYEITQSLIEKGADVNAHAQGIFFNPKHKHEGFYFGETALALAACTNQPDIIQLLMDNTRTNITSQDSRGNNILHALVTVAEDFKTQNDFVIRMYDMILLKSKDRNLETTKNKEGLTPLQLAAKTGKLEILKYILSREIRDKPNRGLSRKFTDWAYGPVQSSLYDLTELDTTADNSVLEIIVYNTNIGNRHEMLTLEPLNSLLRMKWKKFARHMFFMSCWFYFLYNVTLTLVSYHRPNENEAPPYPLALTRGVGWLQLSGQVMVMLGAIFLAIKESVAIFLLRPSDLHSILSDAWFHFAFFIQALLVIFSVFLYLFSYKEHLVCLVLAMALGWANMLYFTRGFQSMGIYSVMIQKVILQDVIKFLVVYIVFLLGFGVALAALIETCQDGSECHSNSSLGPVLMDLFKLTLGLGDLEIQQNSKYPVLFLLLLITYVVLTFVLLLNMLIALMGETVEDISKESEHIWKLQRARTILEFEKFLPKCLRKKFQLGERCKVAENDTRVCLRINEVKWTEWKTHVSFINEDPGPTDPSKVQDNSRTNSKNTLNTFEEMDDLPETSV from the exons ATGATTAAAGATAACAACGAAATTATTCCACTAATGGGCAAGAAAACTAATCCGTCTGGTATTCCCCCTTCAAACCAGCAAGAGAAAAAGCCGACTGAAAGCACTCCCACAAAGAAAAG TTCACACTTTTTTCTGGAGATTGATGGTTTTGAAAGCAATGCAACTCCAAATAATACGTCTCCCCCTGTGTTTTCAAAACCAATGGATTCAAATATTCGTCCATG tGCATCTGGAAATGGTGAAGATATGGATTCCCCACAGTCTCTTCAGGATGATGCAACTGAATATAGCCCTAATGTAGACAGTTGTTG TGCTAACATATCACAAGGACCTGAGCAGACTAGTGCCCGGAAGAAGTTGAAAAGATACATATTTCGGGCAGTATCTGAGGGGAACATAGAAGAATTGCAATGTCTGCTCGCAGAGCTGAAGGAACGATCGAATGCATGTCCAAACATGACTGTGCCAG ATTATCTGATGAAAAAATTCACAGCTTCAGATACTGGCAAAACTTGTCTGATGAAAGCTCTGCTGAACATCAACCAAAACACAAATGAGATAGTGAATACACTGCTAtcctttgcagaagaaaatggtattttggaGAGATTTATCAATGCAGCATATACAGAAAATGCATATAAAG GCCAGACAGCTCTAAATATTGCTATTGAAAGAAGACAATATGAAATAACTCAGAGCCTTATAGAAAAAGGAGCTGATGTCAATGCTCATGCCCAGGGTATTTTCTTTAATCCCAAACATAAGCATGAAGGCTTTTATTTTG GTGAAACTGCACTAGCGTTAGCTGCATGTACGAATCAACCAGACATAATTCAACTGTTAATGGACAATACCAGGACTAATATTACGTCTCAGGATTCCAGAGGAAACAATATCCTCCATGCATTGGTTACTGTGGCAGAGGACTTTAAAACCCAGAACGACTTTGTAATCAGAATGTATGATATGATTTTGTTGAAAAGTAAAGACAGAAATTTGGAAACAACAAAGAATAAGGAGGGTTTGACACCACTACAATTAGCTGCAAAAACGGGGAAATTAGAG ATTCTGAAATACATCCTGAGCAGAGAGATAAGGGATAAGCCTAACAGGGGCCTGTCAAGAAAATTCACAGACTGGGCTTATGGTCCTGTTCAATCTTCTCTTTATGATCTGACAGAACTAGATACCACCGCAGACAACTCAGTATTGGAAATCATTGTCTATAATACAAATATTGGT aatCGTCATGAAATGCTGACTTTGGAGCCTCTGAATTCACTCCTGCGAATGAAATGGAAGAAGTTTGCACGACACATGTTTTTTATGTCATGTTGGTTTTATTTCCTATACAATGTAACATTAACGTTAGTTTCCTACCACAGGCCTAATGAAAATGAA GCTCCACCTTATCCACTAGCTCTTACGCGTGGTGTGGGATGGCTGCAGTTATCAGGACAGGTGATGGTTATGTTAGGAGCAATATTTTTAGCCATAAAAGAG AGTGTAGCCATCTTTCTGCTTAGGCCCTCAGACCTGCACTCAATTCTCTCCGATGCGTGGTTCCACTTTGCATT ttttatacAAGCTTTGCTTGTGATCTTCTCTGTCTTTTTGTACTTGTTTTCCTACAAAGAACACCTCGTGTGTCTTGTTTTGGCAATGGCCCTAGGATGGGCTAATATGCTCTATTTCACCAGAGGTTTCCAGTCCATGGGCATTTACAGTGTTATGATTCAAAAG gtCATCCTGCAAGATGTGATAAAATTTTTAGTTGTCTATATCGTGTTTTTGCTGGGATTTGGCGTAG CTCTTGCTGCATTGATTGAAACTTGCCAAGATGGCAGTGAATGCCATTCCAACAGCAGTCTGGGACCTGTTCTCATGGATCTTTTTAAGCTCACCCTAGGACTGGGTGATCTGGAGATCCAGCAAAATTCAAAGTATCCTGTACTATTTCTTCTGCTCCTCATAACTTATGTTGTGTTGACTTTTGTTCTTCTCTTGAACATGCTGATTGCATTAATGGGAGAAACAGTGGAAGATATTTCTAAAGAGAGTGAGCACATCTGGAAACTCCAG AGAGCCAGAACTATTTTGGAATTTGAGAAATTCTTACCAAAATGTTTGAGGAAAAAATTCCAACTGGGAGAACGGTGTAAAGTGGCTGAAAATGACACCAGGGTGTGTTTAAG GATTAATGAAGTGAAATGGACCGAATGGAAAACACATGTTTCATTTATTAATGAAGATCCAGGGCCAACAG ATCCAAGCAAAGTTCAAGATAATTCAAGAACTAATAGCAAAAACACCCTGAATACATTTGAAGAAATGGATGATTTGCCTGAAACTTCTGTTTAG